A window of the Dryobates pubescens isolate bDryPub1 chromosome 36, bDryPub1.pri, whole genome shotgun sequence genome harbors these coding sequences:
- the LOC128898987 gene encoding feather keratin Cos1-1/Cos1-3/Cos2-1-like: MSCCRPCPPCQPCGPTPLANSCNEPCCVKCQDSTVVIEPPAVVVTLPGPILSSFPQNTAVGSSTSAAVGSILSSEGVPINSGGFDLSCITNRYSCRPCRPC; this comes from the coding sequence atgtcctgctgcaggccatgcccaccctgccagccctgtggccCAACCCCActggccaacagctgcaatgagccctgctgtgtgaagtgccaggACTCCACTGTAGTCATTGAGcctcctgctgtggtggtgaccctgcctggacccatcctcagctccttccctcagaacactgctgtgggctcctccacctcggctgctgttggcagcatcctcagctctgaGGGAGTGCCCATCAACTCCGGGGGCTTTGACCTCTCCTGCATCACCAACCGCTACTCTTGCCGGCCCTGCCGCCCCTGCTAG